From the Ascaphus truei isolate aAscTru1 chromosome 15, aAscTru1.hap1, whole genome shotgun sequence genome, one window contains:
- the LOC142466714 gene encoding LOW QUALITY PROTEIN: uncharacterized protein LOC142466714 (The sequence of the model RefSeq protein was modified relative to this genomic sequence to represent the inferred CDS: inserted 2 bases in 1 codon) produces MEKMRTEQSCNTPINMTENVSFNQSRQLINNVTASHSKRYLLTAATGKDLGESGKSLTWLSDQNAQKRTQTGKRPHVCGECGKGFSDLTHLNIHKRTHTGERPHVCGECGKGFNHLTTLNTHMRTHTGERPHLCGECGKGFSHLYNLNIHKRTHTGERPHVCEECGKGFSQLSNLRKHKWTHTGERPHVCGECGKGFSLLSILDTHIRTHTGEKPYVCGECGKGFSDLSSLNTHKRTHTGERPHVCGECGVGFSQLSSLNTHKRTHTGERPHVCGECGKGFSQLCHLETHKRXHTGERPYVCGECGKGFSRLSHLDTHKRTHTGERPYVCGKCGKGFSDLSSLNTHKRTHTGERPHVCGECGKGFSQLCHLERHKRTHTGERPYVCGECGKGFSRLSYLDTHKRTHTGERPYVCGECGKGFIQLSNLRKHKWTHTGERPISNARHV; encoded by the exons atggaaaagatgaggacagaacaatcttgcaacactccaataaatatgacagaaaatgtatctttcaaccagtcaaggcaattaataaacaatgtaactgcttctcattccaaaagATATTTATTAACTgctgccacaggaaaagatcttggagaaagtgggaagagtctgacgtggttatcagaccagaacgcacagaagagaacacagaccgggaagagaccgcatgtatgtggggaatgtggaaagggatttagtgacttaacCCACCTGAACAttcacaagaggacacacacaggggagagaccgcatgtatgtggggaatgtgggaagggatttaatcATTTAACcaccctgaacacacacatgaggacacacacaggggagagaccgcatttatgtggggaatgtgggaagggatttagtcacttatacaacctgaacatacacaagaggacacacacaggggagagaccgcatgtatgtgaggaatgtgggaagggatttagtcagttatccaacctGAGGAAACACAagtggacacacacaggggagagaccgcatgtatgtggggaatgtgggaagggatttagtctaTTATCCATCCTGGACACACAcataaggacacacacaggggaaaaaccgtatgtatgtggggaatgtgggaagggatttagtgacttatccagcctgaacacacacaagaggacacacacaggggagagaccacatgtatgtggggaatgtggggtgggatttagtcagttatctaGCCTGAACacgcacaagaggacacacacaggggagagaccgcatgtatgtggggaatgtggaaagggatttagtcagttatgcCACCTGgaaacacacaagag acacacaggggagagaccatatgtatgtggggaatgtggaaagggatttagtcggttatcccacctggacacacacaagaggacacacacaggggagagaccgtatgtatgtgggaaatgtgggaagggatttagtgacttatccagcctgaacacacacaagaggacacacacaggggagagaccgcatgtatgtggggaatgtggaaagggatttagtcagttatgcCACCTGGaaagacacaagaggacacacacaggggagagaccatatgtatgtggggaatgtggaaagggatttagtcggttatcctacctggacacacacaagaggacacacacaggggagagaccatatgtatgtggggaatgtgggaagggatttattcAGTTATCCAACCTGAGGAAACACAAGTGGACACACACAGGTGAGAGACCTATCTCTAATGCCAGGCATGTTTAG